The Bubalus bubalis isolate 160015118507 breed Murrah chromosome 1, NDDB_SH_1, whole genome shotgun sequence genome includes a region encoding these proteins:
- the FILIP1L gene encoding filamin A-interacting protein 1-like isoform X2 gives MVVDEQQRLTAQLALQRQKIQDLTTSAKETHAKLALAEARAQEEEQKATRLENELQTQTTKFHQNQETVMAKLTNEDSQNRQLRQKLAALSRQIDELEETNRSLRKAEEELQDIKEKINKGEYGNSSIMTEVEELRKRVLEMEGKDEELIKMEEQCRDLNKRLEKETSQSKDFKLEVEKLNKRIMALEKLEDAFSKSKQECYSLKCNLEKERMTTKQLSQELESLKIRIKELEAIESRLEKTEFTLKEDLTKLKTLTVMLVDERKTMSEKLKQTEDKLQAAASQLQVEQNKVTTVTEKLIEETKRALKSKTDVEEKMYSVTKERDDLKNKLKAEEEKGNDLLSKVNVLKNRLQSLEAIEKDFLKNKLNQDSGKSTTALHQENNKIKELSQEVERLKLKLKDMKAIEDDLMKTEDEYETLERRYANERDKAQFLSEELEHVKMELAKYKLAEKTESSHEQWLFKRLQEEEAKSGHLSREVDALKEKIHEYMATEDLICHLQGDHSVLQKKLNQQENRNRDLGREIENLTKELERYRHFSKSLRPNLNGRRISDPQVFSKEVQTEAVDNEPPDYKSLIPLERAVINGQLYEESEDQDEDPNDEESALSFKCNSSTPCPVNRKLWIPWMKSKESHPQNGKIQTKPNGNFMQPGDLVLSHTPGQPLHIKVTPDHVQNTATLEITSPTTESPHSYTSTAVIPNCGTPKQRITILQNASITPVKSKTSAEGLMNLEQGMSPITMATFARAQTPESCGSITPERTMSPIQVLAVTGSASSPEQGRSPEPIEISAKHAIFRVSPDRQSSWQFQRSNSNSSSVITTEDNKIHIHLGSPYMQAVASPVRPASPSTPLQDNRTQGLANGALNKTTSKVTSSITITPTATPLPRQSQITVSNIYN, from the coding sequence ATGGTGGTGGACGAACAACAAAGGCTGACGGCACAACTTGCCCTTCAAAGACAGAAGATCCAGGACCTAACCACAAGTGCAAAGGAAACACATGCTAAACTAGCCCTTGCTGAAGCCAGAGCTCAGGAGGAAGAACAGAAGGCAACCAGACTAGAGAACGAACTGCAAACGCAGACCACAAAATTCCACCAGAACCAAGAAACAGTTATGGCGAAGCTCACCAATGAGGACAGCCAAAATCGCCAGCTTCGACAAAAGCTGGCAGCACTCAGCCGGCAAATTGATGAGTTGGAAGAGACAAACAGGTCTTTACGGAAAGCAGAAGAAGAGCTgcaagatataaaagaaaaaattaacaaggGAGAATATGGAAACTCTAGTATCATGACTGAGGTGGAGGAGCTCAGGAAACGTGTGCTAGAAATGGAAGGGAAGGATGAAGAGCTCATAAAAATGGAGGAGCAGTGCAGAGATCTCAATAAGAGGCTAGAAAAGGAAACATCACAGAGTAAAGACTTTAAACTTGAGGTTGAAAAACTCAATAAAAGGATTATGGCTCTGgaaaaattagaagatgctttcAGCAAAAGCAAACAAGAATGCTACTCGCTGAAAtgcaatttagaaaaagaaaggatgacCACAAAGCAACTGTCTCAGGAACTAGAGAGTTTAAAGATAAGGATCAAAGAGCTAGAAGCCATTGAAAGTCGTCTGGAAAAGACAGAATTCACCTTAAAAGAGGATTTAACTAAACTGAAAACATTGACTGTGATGCTGGTAGATGAACGGAAAACAATGagtgaaaaattaaagcaaactGAAGATAAGTTACAAGCTGCTGCTTCTCAGCTCCAAGTGGAGCAAAATAAAGTGACAACAGTTACTGAGAAGTTAATTGAGGAAACTAAAAGGGCACTGAAGTCCAAAACTGATGTGGAAGAAAAAATGTACAGTGTAACCAAAGAGAGAGATGatctaaaaaacaaactgaaagcagaggaagagaaaggaaatgatcTCCTATCCAAGGTTAATGTGTTGAAAAATaggcttcaatccctggaagCAATTGAGAAAGATTtcctaaaaaacaaattaaatcagGATTCTGGTAAATCCACAACAGCATTACACCAAGAGAACAATAAGATTAAAGAGCTTTCTCAAGAAGTGGAGAGACTGAAACTGAAGTTAAAGGATATGAAAGCCATTGAGGATGACCTCATGAAAACTGAAGATGAGTACGAGACTCTGGAACGAAGGTATGCTAATGAACGCGACAAAGCTCAGTTTTTATCTGAAGAGCTGGAGCATGTTAAAATGGAACTTGCCAAGTACAAGTTAGCAGAAAAGACCGAGTCCAGCCATGAACAATGGCTTTTCAAAAGGCTTCAAGAAGAAGAAGCTAAGTCAGGTCACCTCTCAAGAGAAGTGGATGCACTGAAAGAGAAAATTCATGAATACATGGCAACTGAGGACCTGATATGTCACCTCCAGGGAGATCATTCAGTTCTGCAAAAGAAACTCAATCAACAAGAGAACAGGAACAGAGATTTAGGAAGAGAGATTGAAAACCTCACTAAAGAGTTAGAGCGGTATCGTCACTTCAGTAAGAGCCTCCGGCCCAATCTCAATGGAAGAAGAATCTCTGACCCTCAAGTATTTTCTAAAGAAGTTCAGACAGAAGCAGTAGACAATGAGCCACCTGATTATAAGAGTCTCATTCCTCTGGAACGAGCTGTCATCAATGGTCAGTTATATGAGGAGAGTGAGGACCAGGATGAGGACCCTAATGATGAGGAGTCTGCGCTTTCCTTCAAATGCAACTCATCCACTCCCTGTCCTGTTAACAGGAAGCTCTGGATTCCTTGGATGAAATCCAAGGAGAGCCATCCTCAGAATGGCAAAATACAGACTAAACCCAATGGCAACTTCATGCAACCCGGAGATTTAGTCCTAAGCCACACACCTGGGCAACCACTTCATATAAAGGTTACTCCAGACCATGTCCAAAACACAGCCACTCTTGAAATCACAAGTCCGACCACAGAGAGTCCTCACTCTTACACAAGCACTGCAGTGATACCAAACTGTGGCACCCCAAAGCAAAGGATCACCATCCTCCAAAATGCCTCCATAACACCAGTGAAATCAAAAACCTCTGCTGAAGGCCTGATGAATTTAGAGCAAGGCATGTCCCCAATTACCATGGCAACCTTTGCCAGGGCACAGACCCCAGAGTCCTGTGGTTCCATAACTCCAGAAAGGACAATGTCACCTATTCAGGTGTTGGCTGTTACTGGTTCAGCTAGCTCCCCTGAGCAGGGACGCTCTCCCGAGCCGATAGAGATCAGTGCCAAGCACGCAATTTTCAGAGTCTCCCCTGACCGGCAGTCATCATGGCAGTTTCAGCGTTCAAACAGTAACAGTTCAAGTGTGATAACTACTGAGGATAATAAAATCCACATTCACTTAGGAAGTCCTTACATGCAAGCTGTAGCCAGCCCCGTGAGACCTGCCAGCCCTTCAACACCACTGCAGGATAACAGAACTCAAGGCTTAGCTAATGGGGCACTAAACAAAACAACCAGTAAAGTCACCAGCAGCATTACTATCACACCAACAGCCACACCTCTTCCTCGACAGTCACAAATTACAGTAAGTAATATATATAACTGA